The nucleotide sequence TTAGTAAAAATATTAGCATCAGCATTACCACCGCTATTATGATTAAGGACTATGTCTGCATACACATTCAGATTATTCTGGTGTGCGGTAGTGATTAATGACTCAAGCTCTGACCTTGAGCCAAATCTAGTTTCTGTGCTTCCCATTTGATTAAAATCTCCAAAATCAAAATAATCATAAGGATCGTAACCCATAGAAAAGGGACCATTTTGTGCTTTTGAAGCCGGTGGTAACCAGATCGCATTAATTCCAGCGCTTGACCAGGCTGGAACTTTGCCCTTTACAGTATTCCACCAGTTTCCACCACCTGGAACGTCCCAATAAAAAGCCTGCATCATCACACCGTTAGGGTTAGCGGCTTTTGAATTGACTTCATTATCTATCGTTAATATAGAAGTTTCCATTTCCTGCTCGATAGATTCATCAGAGCAAGAAATAAACGTAGTCACTGCCAATACAGAAACTAAAATCAGATGAAATTTTTTCATATTAGTAATTATGTAGGTTAATAATTACCAAAAACTAAAAAATCCTTAGCTTAAACTAAGGATTTGTAATAATTCTTTACGAAAACGTTTTCGCTATTTTACTATTCAGCTGCAGGCTTATAATCCTTACCGTCCAAAGTCATTTTTGCAATGATCTCTCTCATGATCTCGCTGGTACCGCCGCCTATCGGGCCTAATCTACTATCACGCCACATTCTGGCTAGTGGATATTCCTCGATGTATCCATAACCTCCAAGGAATTGTAGGCAGCCATAGATCACCTCATCGGCGACTTTAGTCGATAGAAGTTTTGCCATACTGGCTTCCTTTACAGGATACAGACCTTTGTCCAGTTCCTCAGCAATGGAGTAGTTAAAGTTCTTAGCCATCTCTACCTCACTCAACATATCTGCGAGTTTGTGACGCAATGCCTGAAATTTATCCAGTGATTTACCAAAGGCCGTACGGTCTCTCATATAGCCTATGGTATATTCCAAGGCGTATTCTGCTCTTGCATGACCATTGATCGCCATGATCAATCGCTCTAGGGCAAAGTGCTGCATGATGTATGGAAAGCCCTTACCTTCTTCACCCATAAGATTTTCAACTGGCACACGCACATTGTCAAAACCTATCTCGCCCGTATCGCTGGCGCGCCATCCTAATTTGTTCAATTTTGTGGCGCTTATGCCTGGCGTTTCTCTATCCATTAAGAATATGGAGATACCACGACCTTTTGCATCTGGATCTGTTTTGGCAGCTACTACTAAATAGTCTGAATACACACCATTGGTAATGAAGGTCTTTGAACCGTTAATCACATAATGATCACCATCCTTTACAGCCGTGGTTCGCATACCTGCTACATCACTACCACCAAAGGGTTCGGTTATACAAAGACAACCTATTTTGTCACCGGTAAGTGTAGGGACTAAGTATTCCTCCTTGATCCTATCGTCTCCTTCTTTCAATAGGTGTTGCGCACCTAAGAATGCCTGTACCCACATGGCAGCAGCAAAACCACCAGAGTTAACGCGCTGCATCTCTTCTAAAAATATAACGGTGTAAAAAAAGTCCAGATCCAGACCGCCGTATTCTTCAGGATAATAAAGCCCGAAGTAGCCCATATCACCCATCTTCTTGAAAATCTCGCGATCTATCTGGCCGGTTTCTTCCCAGCGATCCACATGAGGAACGACTTCTTTATTTAAAAAATCCCTAAAACTTTGTCTGAAGAAATTGTGTTCTTCGGTAAAATATTTTGAATACATAAAATGCTTTGAATACGGTTTTTTTAGTCCAGCGTCAAATATAGCTGAATTAAAGCCAATTTTTCCGTTGGGAATCTTGAGGTGAGCGTTACATCCTTCCAGGTCTTGAAACCATCCCGCAGGGTGCGCTGCTCTATAAGTTTATCGACAAGGTAGTCGTTAAAATATGGGATTGTTGACAGCTGATCGCTGGTGGCGTTATTGAGCGCTAACTTTTTAAAGCCAGCCTTTGGTGTGACGTAAAAGTGTTTACGCAGTTCGACCATGGTTGAATCTGAAAGTCCGTACACATCACGTACCTGCATGATATCAATAAAACCGTCAAGTTTTTCCCGTTCTTTCACAATCCGGCCAGATAGAGCAGGTCCTATCCCATATACTTTGCGCAAATCTTCCAGCGATGCCTTGTTGATATCCATGGCAACTATTTTTCGGTTAGAGAAGTCACTGGAATAGCTTTTCCTAGGCTCGTTGACCCAAGATGGAAATTTGAAATAGGGCGAGATACTATCCAGCCACTTGTCGCTTACTTTGGTGACTTGTTGAAATTGATCAGCCGTGTTGATGAATTTTCCGCTTTCGCGAAAGCGAGACAGCCTATCCAACTCTGCTTCATTCAAACCTAAAATGTAGGCTCTATAGTCAGTGATATAATTGGGATTGAAGGGATAAATGGTGTCCTTTCTCTTTGCCGTGGCCATCTTGATAGAATCAATTTGAGCCTGGTATTGAGAAACGTCACTCAGCACGATATCTGACGTTGGTTTAGTGGCGACATAGTATCTAATTCCCACAACGATCACCAATAAAATGAGTAAAATAAAAATCCCTCCTTGTTGTCGCCTATTGAACAAAAAGAGGGATTTAAAATTTTTCATCTATTCATTTAATTGATAGCCTCACGCTTTAATCGAATCGCTTTCATGTAACGATTCATTTCCTTTTTTACTTTAGGAGCAAGAAGCACGATACCAATCATGTTAGGCACCATCATAGAGAAAATCATCGCATCTGAGAAGCCGATAACGTTTCCTAAGCTTGCTGCAGACCCTACGACTACAAAAATACAGAACAAGATTTTGTAGGTATATTCTGTCCTACTGGTTCTACCAAATAGATAAGCCCAAGCCTGGTAACCATAGTAGGACCAAGAAATCATGGTGGAAAAGGCAAACATTACTACTGCTAGGGTCAATACATATGGGAACCAACTTATTACAGAACCAAATGCATCTGAAGTCAACAAGATGGCATCTGCATCTGCAAGACCAGCGTTTGCTGGATCGACATTTCCAGTGATAATCAATACCACCGCTGTCATCGTACAAACTACTACGGTATCAATGAATGGCTCCAATAATGCTACGAGACCTTCACTTGCAGGATATTTTGTTCTTACCGCAGAGTGTGCAATGGAAGCAGATCCAACACCAGCCTCATTTGAGAATGCTGCTCTTCTAAATCCTTGTACTAAAACACCAATGGCTCCACCAGCAACACCTTCTGGACTAAATGCTCCATCGATGATCTCTGTAAATGCAAATCCTATTAGGTCATAATTAGCTATGATCACCCAGATGGCCGCCCCAACATAAATTACTACCATGAATGGTACAATTTTGTCTGTCACTTTTGCAATGGATTTGATACCACCAATGATGACGATACCCACAAAAATGGCCATCAATAATCCAAATACCCAACGATATCCAAACATGAAGGATTCTGATCCACCTGTAATATTTTCGACCATTTGTGCTGCCTGGTTGGCCTGGAACATGTTACCACCACCAAAGGATCCACCAATACACATAATCGCAAAAAGAACAGCAAGAACTTTACCTAATCCAGCAAGACCCATGGATCTCAAACCTTTAGTCAAATAATACATGGGACCACCATAAACGGTTCCATCTGGACCTACATCACGATATTTTACACCTAGAGTACACTCTACAAACTTAGAAGCCATCCCTAGAAATCCTGCAACGATCATCCAGAAGGTTGCTCCTGCACCACCTACAGAAACTGCGATGGCAACACCTGCAATATTTCCTAAACCTACGGTTGCAGAGAGTGCCGCGGTTAAAGCTTGAAAGTGACTAACCTCACCATCAGAACTTTCATCCCTAATGGTGTCCTTAATATCTCCATCGACAGTGATCTCGTCACTTACCTCGTCAATATGATCTTCAAGACTGTCTACCTTATTAATGTCAACACCGTTGGCAATACCATCTTCTCCATAAAGCATTTCTGCTCCATGCTTTTCAATGTCCTCGTATTTACCACGAACCACCTGAATGGCTCTCCAAATCCCTGAAAAGTTGATAAATTTAAAATATATCGTAAAGAAGAGCGCTCCTAGGATTAATGGGAAAAGCACCCAATAAACTCTAGTAAATGGTGCAGAGGCTACAATTTCCACACTAGAACCTGGAACTATATCCGTTGTTGCGATTTTGAATGTACCGCCGTCAACAACAATATTTGGATTAGCTGTTTTGAGCTCAATCTCCTCTGCGATTTGATCTCCAGAAAGAGAAATTCTGTTGACGTTAAGAGAATCGTTTTCTAAAGTATATCTAACACCATCTGGGGCATTGAAACTAGGTACCGCAAAACGATCATCTGGATCACGTATCGCGAGTCTATCAAGAACATCCAGTTCAATAGTCATTTCATCTTCAACCGTTCCCATTGGAATTTGATAAAAGACTCCTGCGACATAATCACCAGTGGCCCAACCAAAGGCGTCATCTATCTTTTCGTCAATTCCTTTTTCTTCTTGTTGCTCTTGTGCAAACACAGCCGTTGAGAGCATCAATGCCATTAGCGATAGGACAATTTTGTTAAGATTTTTCATCTATTAAGAACTCGTTTTTTTGATTAAGCAAGCAAGATGCATAAAAATCTTGCCTTTTAAAAGTTTTGTTAAGAAATAGTAAAGCTATAGCAGGCTACTCGTGAATTCGATAAGATTTTTGTAGCTGGGCAATCTGTTGGGAATTTCCCACAACGATGATTTTAGACCCAGTACCAATGACGGTTTCTGGACTTGGATTTACTACATATTCTCCGTCAGGAGATTTGTACCCTATAATAGTACAGCCCGTTTTTTGACGCAGGTTGAGATCGATGATAGTACATTTATTCTGGTGGTCAAACATCTGCTCAAATGAGACCTGTTCCAGATTGACTCCATCATCACCACCATAGCTCAAATTATCCCAGAATTCAATCAAATCCGGACTTACAATTAGTGATGCCATATGCTGGCCTCCTATTTGGTCTGGAAGTATGACATTGTCAGCACCAGCGAGTTTTAGTTTTTTATAACTGGTTTCTTCACTGGCTCTAGAAATGATTTTGAGATCCTTATTTAGCTGTCTAGCACTCAAAACAATAAAAAGATTGTCTGCATCGTCTGGAAGTGCCGTAATCAGAACAGATGCCTTATCTATCCCAGCAGATTGTAATACCTCATCCTCATTAGCATTACCGCGGTAGAAATACTTGTTATCGAGCTGGCAATCATCAATCACCTGTTGATCCTTTTCAATGATTATGAAATCACGCTTGTAATCCTGTAGTTTAGCCACTGCCTGTTTCCCATTACGGCCGTAGCCGCAAACGATGATGTGATTTTCCATAGAGTTAAGATATTTTTTCTTTTCGCGAGCTCTTCTTGCCTGTAGCGAGTTTCTAGTTAGCAGATATTCGGAAATTACAGATACTGAATAACCCACTATCACCACACTAGTCAAGATGATGAATATGGTGAATAGTTTAGCTTCTGGACTAGGATCTCCTATCTCACGATAACCAACGGTTGTAATAGTGATCACCGTCATGTACAAGGCATCAATCCATGACAAGCCCAGCATGAATTTATACCCTAAACAACCCGTTACCATGACCGAGGTTAGAAGGCTTATCGCTATCGTTATTTTGTTACGCATAGTGGTGCCTATAAATCAAAAACAGAACTGCGTTTGACATAAATCAAATCCTTTATGCGCAACCAAAACGCCATGATCAAATAAACTGCAAATCCAGCTCCTAGAGTAGCAAATGTAAAATAGATGAATGTGATGCGCACATTACGTGCACGCATGCCCAATCGGTCTGCCATACGTGTGCTCACATAGAAACCATACTTTTCCATGTAATGCCTTAATTCTGTAACAACGCCCATATGTCAAATGTACTCTATAGAACCTAATATTTCCTAGCTATTGACCGCTCATTAATCGTACACCTATATCGCATTTAAGACATAAATTCAGATCACAATAATTGGGTTTGAGCTGCAGCACAGCCTGAGATTCCAGAGCAGTTTTAATGCCAATCAATTTTTTGAATCCTTGTGTCACGGTATTTTTTTCCATAGGGATATCTCTTATGATTCCCAGCAATTCATCGGTTGTATCTTTTCCATGATGGCGAGCATAGGCAAATTTGATGGGCACGATGCAATTGATGATCAACAGGTCGATAAAGGATTGTGTTAAGACCTTTTCTCTAGATTCGGTTTGTTTGTCAAATACATGATGTGTGTCCCAATATTTTGCAGCTTTCACGTCAAACAGCGCGCTAATTTCTGCTTTGGATTTCGCCAAAATGACCTGAGCAAGCAGCATAGGATTTCTATGATACAACATAGCAAGTTGAGATAGGCGAATGGTTGGATAATTTGCTGGTCGCAACCTGAAAAACTTTAAATCTGTTGGTATAGGTTTTAATCGAAATTTCGCTTTCGCGAAAGCGAACTCCTTCTCAAGTAGGCTAAAATATCGATCTTCTCGCGGTGTGTCCAGCAATCCCGATAAGCCCATCAAAACAGATTCCAGCTGGAAAGCGTCGGCAGCCAGTTTACGCACTACAGATTGATCCATAGCCGTTGCGATTTGCTCAAAAGCATCTGCATTTACCTTAGTCCCAAAACTGCGCGCCAGCATTTGGAAAAAGGTGGCTTCCCAGTCATTATTGTTCTGTTTCAGGCTTTTCTCTATGCGACGGTAACGCTGCTCCAGTCGCTGAATGTAGACCTTTTCCAGCCACATATCAACCTGAAAAGAATCCACCTGATGGATGAGTTTCTCACAATTGATGAATTGATCATTTTTGTAGGCGAATAGCTTTGTGTAGGTGAGAATCGCGTCATCAGGCACGTATGTCGATACCTCAAGGACTGGTATATCGATCTCACT is from Nonlabens sp. YIK11 and encodes:
- a CDS encoding potassium channel family protein, coding for MRNKITIAISLLTSVMVTGCLGYKFMLGLSWIDALYMTVITITTVGYREIGDPSPEAKLFTIFIILTSVVIVGYSVSVISEYLLTRNSLQARRAREKKKYLNSMENHIIVCGYGRNGKQAVAKLQDYKRDFIIIEKDQQVIDDCQLDNKYFYRGNANEDEVLQSAGIDKASVLITALPDDADNLFIVLSARQLNKDLKIISRASEETSYKKLKLAGADNVILPDQIGGQHMASLIVSPDLIEFWDNLSYGGDDGVNLEQVSFEQMFDHQNKCTIIDLNLRQKTGCTIIGYKSPDGEYVVNPSPETVIGTGSKIIVVGNSQQIAQLQKSYRIHE
- a CDS encoding PspC family transcriptional regulator, producing MGVVTELRHYMEKYGFYVSTRMADRLGMRARNVRITFIYFTFATLGAGFAVYLIMAFWLRIKDLIYVKRSSVFDL
- a CDS encoding alanine/glycine:cation symporter family protein, which codes for MKNLNKIVLSLMALMLSTAVFAQEQQEEKGIDEKIDDAFGWATGDYVAGVFYQIPMGTVEDEMTIELDVLDRLAIRDPDDRFAVPSFNAPDGVRYTLENDSLNVNRISLSGDQIAEEIELKTANPNIVVDGGTFKIATTDIVPGSSVEIVASAPFTRVYWVLFPLILGALFFTIYFKFINFSGIWRAIQVVRGKYEDIEKHGAEMLYGEDGIANGVDINKVDSLEDHIDEVSDEITVDGDIKDTIRDESSDGEVSHFQALTAALSATVGLGNIAGVAIAVSVGGAGATFWMIVAGFLGMASKFVECTLGVKYRDVGPDGTVYGGPMYYLTKGLRSMGLAGLGKVLAVLFAIMCIGGSFGGGNMFQANQAAQMVENITGGSESFMFGYRWVFGLLMAIFVGIVIIGGIKSIAKVTDKIVPFMVVIYVGAAIWVIIANYDLIGFAFTEIIDGAFSPEGVAGGAIGVLVQGFRRAAFSNEAGVGSASIAHSAVRTKYPASEGLVALLEPFIDTVVVCTMTAVVLIITGNVDPANAGLADADAILLTSDAFGSVISWFPYVLTLAVVMFAFSTMISWSYYGYQAWAYLFGRTSRTEYTYKILFCIFVVVGSAASLGNVIGFSDAMIFSMMVPNMIGIVLLAPKVKKEMNRYMKAIRLKREAIN
- a CDS encoding DUF2851 family protein, whose protein sequence is MREDFIHYLWKFKKLSGLQLRTTKDQLVVIKTLGHHNHHSGPDFFNAQVEIDGQLWAGNVEMHVKSSDWYKHGHDDDPAYDNVILHVVWKHDAEITRRSEIDIPVLEVSTYVPDDAILTYTKLFAYKNDQFINCEKLIHQVDSFQVDMWLEKVYIQRLEQRYRRIEKSLKQNNNDWEATFFQMLARSFGTKVNADAFEQIATAMDQSVVRKLAADAFQLESVLMGLSGLLDTPREDRYFSLLEKEFAFAKAKFRLKPIPTDLKFFRLRPANYPTIRLSQLAMLYHRNPMLLAQVILAKSKAEISALFDVKAAKYWDTHHVFDKQTESREKVLTQSFIDLLIINCIVPIKFAYARHHGKDTTDELLGIIRDIPMEKNTVTQGFKKLIGIKTALESQAVLQLKPNYCDLNLCLKCDIGVRLMSGQ
- a CDS encoding acyl-CoA dehydrogenase family protein codes for the protein MYSKYFTEEHNFFRQSFRDFLNKEVVPHVDRWEETGQIDREIFKKMGDMGYFGLYYPEEYGGLDLDFFYTVIFLEEMQRVNSGGFAAAMWVQAFLGAQHLLKEGDDRIKEEYLVPTLTGDKIGCLCITEPFGGSDVAGMRTTAVKDGDHYVINGSKTFITNGVYSDYLVVAAKTDPDAKGRGISIFLMDRETPGISATKLNKLGWRASDTGEIGFDNVRVPVENLMGEEGKGFPYIMQHFALERLIMAINGHARAEYALEYTIGYMRDRTAFGKSLDKFQALRHKLADMLSEVEMAKNFNYSIAEELDKGLYPVKEASMAKLLSTKVADEVIYGCLQFLGGYGYIEEYPLARMWRDSRLGPIGGGTSEIMREIIAKMTLDGKDYKPAAE
- a CDS encoding helix-hairpin-helix domain-containing protein — translated: MKNFKSLFLFNRRQQGGIFILLILLVIVVGIRYYVATKPTSDIVLSDVSQYQAQIDSIKMATAKRKDTIYPFNPNYITDYRAYILGLNEAELDRLSRFRESGKFINTADQFQQVTKVSDKWLDSISPYFKFPSWVNEPRKSYSSDFSNRKIVAMDINKASLEDLRKVYGIGPALSGRIVKEREKLDGFIDIMQVRDVYGLSDSTMVELRKHFYVTPKAGFKKLALNNATSDQLSTIPYFNDYLVDKLIEQRTLRDGFKTWKDVTLTSRFPTEKLALIQLYLTLD